From the Canis lupus baileyi chromosome 37, mCanLup2.hap1, whole genome shotgun sequence genome, one window contains:
- the LOC140626467 gene encoding histone H2B type 1-A translates to MPELTSKGTTISKKGFKRAVAKTQKKEGKKRRRCRKESYSIYIYKVLKQVHPDTGISSKAMGIMNSFVNDIFERIAGEASRLAHYNKRSTITSREIQTAVRLLLPGELAKHAVSEGTKAVTKYTSSK, encoded by the coding sequence ATGCCGGAGCTGACTTCGAAGGGCACTACCATCTCCAAGAAAGGCTTCAAGAGAGCTGTAGCCAAAAcccagaagaaagagggaaagaagcgCAGGAGATGCCGGAAAGAGAGCTATTCTATCTACATCTATAAGGTGCTGAAGCAGGTGCACCCCGACACGGGCATCTCGTCCAAGGCCATGGGCATCATGAACTCGTTCGTCAACGACATCTTCGAGCGCATCGCGGGCGAGGCGTCGCGCCTGGCGCATTACAACAAGCGCTCGACCATCACGTCCAGGGAGATCCAGACGGCCGTGCGCCTGCTGCTGCCCGGGGAGCTGGCCAAGCACGCCGTGTCCGAGGGCACCAAGGCCGTCACCAAGTACACCAGCTCCAAGTAA